One region of Halomicrobium sp. LC1Hm genomic DNA includes:
- a CDS encoding extracellular solute-binding protein, producing the protein MDNTRAAVSRRGFLSAIGAVGVGTLGGCTGVTGTGSGAVSLLCAGSLARTVERHVGPAFREQTGRAIHGEYHGSNAVMRMVKEGVKRPDAVVSADATLLRDRLYGAATDWDVTFAANSLGLCYNEATEVGEQLAAGTPWYEVVDDADDGAIAIGDPELDPLGYRALQAFELAQRAHDLDGFRDRVVPRLYTEPDEPQLLAGVETGSRAGAVVYENMAADRGLPFVAFPDRYNFSNPALADHYATVSYTTDDGYTATGRPILYSATVCDDADDPAGGRALVQFLCANPSVLRAAGLRVSEQLPGEHGSVPSEVTV; encoded by the coding sequence ATGGACAACACCAGGGCTGCGGTCTCCCGTCGAGGGTTCCTGTCCGCGATCGGGGCCGTCGGCGTGGGGACACTCGGGGGGTGTACCGGCGTCACGGGAACGGGAAGCGGCGCAGTCAGCCTGCTGTGTGCCGGCAGTCTCGCCCGCACCGTCGAGCGACACGTCGGCCCGGCGTTCAGAGAGCAGACGGGGCGGGCGATCCACGGCGAGTACCACGGATCGAACGCCGTGATGCGGATGGTCAAAGAGGGCGTCAAGCGGCCCGACGCCGTCGTCAGCGCCGACGCGACGCTCCTCCGGGACCGACTGTACGGGGCGGCCACGGACTGGGACGTGACTTTCGCGGCGAACAGCCTGGGGCTGTGCTACAACGAGGCGACGGAGGTGGGCGAACAGCTGGCGGCCGGCACCCCGTGGTACGAGGTCGTCGACGACGCCGACGACGGTGCCATCGCCATCGGCGACCCGGAGCTGGATCCGCTGGGCTATCGCGCGCTCCAGGCGTTCGAGCTCGCACAGCGGGCACACGACCTCGACGGCTTTCGCGATCGGGTGGTCCCGCGGCTGTACACCGAGCCCGACGAGCCACAGCTGCTCGCGGGCGTCGAGACGGGGTCTCGTGCTGGCGCAGTCGTCTACGAGAACATGGCCGCCGACCGCGGGCTGCCCTTCGTGGCGTTTCCGGACCGCTACAACTTCTCGAACCCGGCGCTGGCAGACCACTACGCGACGGTCTCGTACACGACCGACGACGGCTACACCGCGACGGGACGGCCGATCCTCTACAGTGCGACCGTCTGTGACGACGCCGACGATCCGGCGGGCGGGCGGGCACTCGTCCAGTTCCTCTGTGCGAATCCGTCCGTGCTGAGGGCTGCCGGCCTGCGCGTGAGCGAGCAACTGCCGGGCGAACACGGCTCGGTCCCCTCGGAGGTGACAGTGTGA
- a CDS encoding complex I NDUFA9 subunit family protein: MNVLLVGGSGFIGTNLCTALVDRGHDVTVLARSPDAADLPAEATAVAGDVTDYDSIEGAFEGQDAAINLVALSPLFKPKGGNEMHDRVHRGGTEHCVRAAEEHGVERFVQMSALGADADGATHYIRSKGRAEAIVRDSSLDWVIVRPSVVFGDGGEFVPFTKRLKGMFAPGVPIYPLPGGGEQTRFQPIWVGDLVPMLADALTEAEHVGEVYELGGPEVLSLRAVTEQVYEAADGSVTIVPLPMALAGIGLKTLGFVPGFPMGGDQYRSLNFDNTTDDNDVERFGVEESELTTLGEYLGIAASAAN, from the coding sequence ATGAACGTACTGCTCGTCGGCGGGAGTGGCTTCATCGGGACGAACCTCTGTACGGCGCTGGTGGATCGCGGCCACGACGTGACGGTGCTGGCACGCTCGCCCGACGCCGCCGACCTGCCCGCCGAGGCGACGGCCGTCGCGGGCGACGTGACCGACTACGACAGCATCGAGGGCGCATTCGAGGGCCAGGACGCCGCGATCAACCTCGTGGCGCTGTCGCCCCTGTTCAAGCCGAAGGGCGGCAACGAGATGCACGACCGCGTCCACCGCGGTGGGACGGAGCACTGCGTGCGCGCAGCCGAGGAACACGGCGTCGAGCGATTCGTCCAGATGAGCGCGCTCGGGGCCGACGCGGACGGTGCGACCCACTACATCCGTTCGAAGGGCCGAGCCGAAGCGATCGTCCGCGACTCGTCGCTTGACTGGGTGATCGTCCGCCCCTCCGTCGTGTTCGGTGACGGCGGCGAGTTCGTCCCGTTCACCAAGCGGCTCAAGGGGATGTTCGCGCCCGGCGTCCCGATCTACCCGCTGCCCGGCGGCGGCGAGCAGACGCGGTTCCAGCCCATCTGGGTCGGCGACCTCGTGCCGATGCTGGCCGACGCGCTCACCGAGGCCGAACACGTCGGCGAGGTCTACGAACTCGGTGGCCCCGAGGTCCTGTCGCTGCGAGCGGTGACAGAACAGGTCTACGAGGCGGCGGACGGCTCGGTCACCATCGTCCCGCTCCCGATGGCACTGGCCGGGATCGGGCTGAAGACGCTCGGCTTCGTCCCCGGCTTCCCCATGGGCGGCGATCAGTACCGATCACTGAACTTCGACAACACGACCGACGACAACGACGTCGAGCGGTTCGGCGTCGAAGAGAGCGAGCTGACGACGCTCGGCGAGTACCTCGGCATCGCCGCCAGCGCCGCGAACTGA
- a CDS encoding tubulin/FtsZ family protein: MKLAMIGFGQAGGKIVDKFLEYDERTNSGIVRSAVAVNTAKADLLGLENIPQENRVLIGQARVKGHGVGADNELGAEIAEEDIDEIQGAIDSIPVHEIDGFLVVSGLGGGTGSGGSPVIAKHLKRIYTEPVYGLGVLPGSDEGGIYTLNAARSFQTFVREVDNLLVFDNDAWRKTGESVEGGYDHINEEIVRRFGVLFGAGEIGDGDNVAESVVDSSEIINTLSGGGVSTVGYASEDVEMSSNSGGGLLSRFSSGSDDSNDMDTANTTNRITSLVRKAALGRLTLPCEIDGAERALLVMAGPSAHLNRKGIERGRKWLEEQTGSMEVRGGDYPTNEPRVAAAVLLSGVHNVPRIKELQQVAIEAQDNIDDIRQESEDNLEQLVEDDDDELDPLF, from the coding sequence ATGAAACTCGCGATGATCGGCTTCGGGCAGGCCGGCGGTAAAATCGTCGACAAGTTCCTCGAATACGACGAACGGACCAACTCTGGCATCGTCCGTTCGGCGGTCGCGGTGAACACGGCGAAAGCGGACCTGCTCGGCCTCGAGAACATACCACAGGAGAATCGAGTCCTGATCGGACAGGCGCGCGTCAAGGGACACGGCGTCGGTGCCGACAACGAACTCGGCGCGGAGATCGCCGAGGAGGACATCGACGAGATCCAGGGCGCGATCGACAGCATCCCGGTCCACGAGATCGACGGTTTCCTCGTCGTCTCTGGACTCGGCGGTGGCACCGGCTCGGGCGGTTCGCCGGTCATCGCGAAACACCTCAAGCGCATCTACACCGAACCCGTCTACGGGCTCGGCGTGTTGCCGGGCAGCGACGAGGGTGGCATCTACACCCTCAACGCCGCCCGATCGTTCCAGACGTTCGTCCGTGAGGTGGACAACCTGCTCGTCTTCGACAACGACGCCTGGCGCAAGACCGGCGAGTCCGTCGAGGGTGGCTACGACCACATCAACGAAGAGATCGTCAGACGCTTCGGCGTCCTCTTCGGCGCGGGCGAGATCGGCGACGGCGACAACGTCGCAGAGAGCGTCGTCGACTCCTCGGAGATCATCAACACGCTTTCGGGCGGTGGCGTCTCGACGGTCGGGTACGCCTCCGAGGACGTGGAGATGTCGTCAAACAGCGGCGGCGGCCTGCTGTCGCGGTTCTCCAGTGGCAGCGACGACAGCAACGACATGGACACCGCCAACACCACCAACCGGATCACCTCGCTCGTCCGGAAGGCGGCGCTCGGTCGGCTGACACTGCCCTGCGAGATCGACGGTGCCGAGCGTGCGCTGCTCGTGATGGCCGGTCCCTCTGCCCACCTCAACCGGAAAGGCATCGAGCGCGGGCGTAAGTGGCTCGAGGAGCAGACCGGCAGCATGGAAGTCCGCGGCGGAGACTACCCGACCAACGAGCCCCGCGTCGCCGCCGCGGTGCTCCTGTCGGGCGTCCACAACGTGCCCCGCATCAAGGAGCTCCAGCAGGTGGCAATCGAGGCACAGGACAACATCGACGACATCCGCCAGGAGAGCGAAGATAACTTAGAGCAGTTGGTCGAAGACGACGATGATGAACTTGACCCGCTGTTCTAA
- a CDS encoding helix-turn-helix domain-containing protein codes for MRYVTVRVEPREGTAFHPLGQALSDAEDITREAIHRVELLDDGSGVMLAEARGNRDRYEAILDDSDYVRQYAVTGTEGRWYAYCQFEPNDANYRMLQHRQESTVMMEMPIEVHPTGAMELTFVGDEGAFSEAVPASGEAFEIELLETGQRPPRGEDLFACLTDRQQTILETAIELGYYENPREATQAEIADAVDATAGTVGEHLRKIEHRVFSQFVDPDS; via the coding sequence ATGCGGTACGTCACCGTTCGCGTCGAGCCGCGTGAGGGCACGGCCTTCCACCCGCTCGGGCAGGCGCTGTCCGACGCCGAGGACATCACCCGCGAGGCGATCCACCGCGTCGAGTTGCTCGACGACGGCAGCGGCGTGATGCTCGCGGAGGCGCGGGGCAACCGCGACCGCTACGAGGCGATCCTCGACGACAGCGACTACGTCCGTCAGTACGCCGTCACCGGGACGGAGGGGCGCTGGTACGCCTACTGTCAGTTCGAGCCCAACGACGCCAACTACCGGATGCTCCAGCACCGCCAGGAGTCGACCGTGATGATGGAGATGCCCATCGAGGTCCACCCCACCGGCGCGATGGAGCTCACCTTCGTCGGCGACGAGGGTGCCTTCAGCGAGGCAGTGCCCGCGAGCGGAGAGGCGTTCGAGATCGAACTGCTGGAGACCGGCCAGCGCCCGCCTCGCGGCGAGGACCTCTTTGCCTGTCTGACCGACCGCCAGCAGACGATCCTCGAAACGGCGATCGAGCTGGGGTACTACGAGAACCCCCGAGAGGCGACCCAGGCGGAGATCGCCGACGCCGTCGACGCGACCGCCGGGACCGTCGGGGAACACCTCCGGAAGATCGAGCACCGGGTGTTCTCGCAGTTCGTCGATCCGGACTCGTGA
- the cofC gene encoding 2-phospho-L-lactate guanylyltransferase produces the protein MRVVVPFSATEPKTRLAPVLDADERRAFARVMLADVLDALDTVGVDPTILATEPIDLDRSVTVDDRSLDAAINDLLAASDEPVAVVMADLALATPDALDRLLAAEGDVVLAPGRGGGTNAFVARHPDFRVDYHDASIRDHRRIARNAGATVTEVDSYRLSTDVDEPADLAEVLLHGERAGADWLRGAGVQLTVADGRTTVERP, from the coding sequence ATGCGCGTCGTCGTCCCGTTTTCTGCGACCGAACCCAAGACGCGACTCGCGCCAGTTCTGGACGCCGACGAGCGTCGAGCGTTCGCTCGTGTGATGCTCGCGGACGTGCTCGACGCGCTCGATACGGTCGGCGTCGACCCCACGATCCTCGCGACCGAACCGATCGACCTCGATCGGTCGGTGACCGTCGACGACCGCTCGCTCGATGCGGCGATCAACGATCTGCTCGCGGCGAGTGACGAGCCCGTCGCGGTCGTGATGGCTGACCTCGCGCTGGCGACCCCGGACGCGCTCGACCGGCTCTTGGCGGCCGAGGGCGACGTGGTCCTCGCTCCGGGCCGTGGCGGCGGGACGAACGCGTTCGTCGCACGCCACCCCGACTTCCGTGTCGACTACCACGACGCGTCGATCCGCGACCACCGCCGGATCGCTCGCAACGCTGGTGCGACGGTGACCGAGGTCGACTCCTATCGCCTGAGTACCGACGTCGACGAGCCGGCCGACCTCGCAGAGGTCTTGCTCCACGGCGAGCGAGCGGGGGCCGACTGGCTGCGGGGCGCGGGCGTCCAGTTGACCGTCGCCGACGGGCGGACCACCGTCGAGCGACCCTGA
- the cofG gene encoding 7,8-didemethyl-8-hydroxy-5-deazariboflavin synthase subunit CofG produces the protein MIPGASDYDLSLSIDEEAIEQLLQTTPADVSAAPSLSFARNVFLPLTTACRYTCTYCTYYDPPGQAELMTTEEIRETCRRGADAGCTEALFTFGDDPDDRYTAVHDQLAEWGYESIHTYLRRACEIALEEGLLPHSNPGDQTREQMATVADRNASMGVMLETTADVQAHGGPRAKNPGQRLNTLRVAGELGVPFTTGILVGIGEDWADRAESILAIAAMHERYGHVQEVIVQPVVDNERWDGGSPDLATLRRVTAMARAGLPEAVSVQVPPNLAPARELVDCGINDLGGVSPVTVDHVNPAYEWPALQELRAVADHADVPLRERLPVYERFLGDETWVSERIRAAIERDDVHGERFRAVRDRGENPAGVGGQ, from the coding sequence GTGATTCCCGGCGCGAGCGACTACGACCTGTCGCTGTCCATCGACGAGGAGGCGATCGAGCAGTTGTTGCAGACGACTCCGGCCGACGTGTCGGCCGCGCCGTCGCTGTCGTTCGCGCGCAACGTCTTCTTGCCCCTGACGACGGCCTGTCGGTACACCTGTACCTACTGTACCTACTACGATCCGCCGGGCCAGGCCGAGCTCATGACCACCGAGGAGATCAGAGAGACCTGCCGGCGCGGGGCCGACGCCGGCTGTACGGAGGCCCTGTTTACCTTCGGCGACGACCCGGACGACCGCTACACGGCCGTCCACGACCAGCTCGCCGAGTGGGGGTACGAGTCGATCCACACGTACCTCCGGCGGGCCTGCGAGATCGCTCTGGAGGAGGGACTGCTCCCACACAGCAACCCCGGCGACCAGACGCGCGAGCAGATGGCAACGGTGGCCGACCGCAACGCCTCGATGGGCGTGATGCTCGAAACCACCGCAGACGTGCAGGCCCACGGCGGCCCCAGAGCCAAGAACCCCGGCCAGCGGCTCAACACGCTGCGGGTGGCTGGCGAGCTCGGAGTCCCGTTTACGACCGGGATTCTGGTCGGCATCGGCGAGGACTGGGCCGACCGGGCCGAGAGCATCCTCGCCATCGCCGCGATGCACGAGCGGTACGGCCACGTCCAGGAAGTGATCGTCCAGCCCGTCGTGGACAACGAGCGGTGGGACGGCGGGTCCCCGGACCTGGCGACGCTGCGTCGCGTGACGGCGATGGCTCGGGCCGGGCTGCCGGAGGCTGTGTCCGTCCAGGTCCCGCCGAACCTCGCGCCGGCCCGCGAACTCGTCGACTGTGGCATCAACGACCTCGGCGGGGTGTCGCCGGTGACCGTCGACCACGTCAACCCGGCCTACGAGTGGCCGGCGCTCCAGGAACTGCGTGCCGTGGCGGACCACGCCGACGTACCGCTCCGGGAGCGGCTGCCGGTGTACGAGCGGTTCCTCGGGGACGAGACGTGGGTCTCTGAGCGGATCCGCGCCGCCATCGAGCGCGACGACGTCCACGGCGAGCGGTTCCGTGCCGTGCGAGACCGGGGTGAGAACCCTGCCGGCGTCGGCGGGCAGTAG
- a CDS encoding TOBE domain-containing protein — MDTDVAVSLTADEVTVDASDAALLRAVDSEGSLNAAATALGRSYSRAHKRLTVLEETLGSLVERERGGEGGGGSVLTDRGRELLTQFARVRTVVSGTAAADVIALSGTVRERAGRLVTAESPAGELHAIVVGDRESSVDTGDDVTVTLTADAVTLQEPDASLSATRTSARNRLRGTVTAVDECDGVATITVDVGAATPIPVLVTAASRARLDLEPDDPVVATFKATAARVTPLSEE, encoded by the coding sequence ATGGACACGGACGTGGCCGTCTCGCTGACTGCCGATGAGGTGACCGTCGACGCGTCGGACGCGGCGCTGTTGCGGGCCGTCGACAGCGAGGGATCGCTGAACGCGGCCGCCACTGCGCTCGGCCGCTCGTACTCTCGGGCACACAAGCGCCTGACCGTCCTGGAAGAGACGCTTGGCTCGCTCGTCGAGCGCGAACGCGGGGGAGAGGGCGGCGGTGGGAGCGTCCTCACCGACCGGGGCCGTGAACTGCTGACCCAGTTCGCCCGCGTCCGCACCGTGGTCTCGGGCACGGCCGCCGCGGACGTGATCGCGCTCTCGGGCACCGTTCGCGAGCGAGCGGGACGGCTGGTGACCGCCGAGAGCCCGGCCGGCGAGTTGCACGCGATCGTCGTCGGGGACCGAGAATCGTCGGTCGATACCGGCGACGACGTGACGGTGACGCTGACCGCCGACGCCGTGACGCTCCAGGAGCCAGACGCCAGTCTCTCGGCCACTCGGACGAGTGCCCGCAACCGACTGCGCGGAACGGTGACGGCCGTCGACGAGTGCGACGGCGTCGCGACGATCACCGTCGACGTCGGAGCCGCGACGCCCATCCCGGTACTGGTCACGGCGGCGAGTCGAGCACGTCTCGACCTCGAACCGGACGATCCCGTCGTGGCGACGTTCAAAGCGACGGCCGCCAGAGTGACACCGCTCTCCGAGGAGTGA
- a CDS encoding sodium:calcium antiporter, whose amino-acid sequence MSGVALIDVGIVFAATIAVWKGSGWLESASDRLATYYGLPQVVQGALVAAVGSSFPELASAVASALQGSLSLGVGAIVGSAIFNILVIPALSGIARDGPMEANRTLVYKEAQFYMLAVSVLVITFSMAVIYYPADGERLVGTVTRPLALLPLGMYGLYVFIQSQDTADYEADEDGREGIDAGRQWALLGAGLLTILVAVHFLVESVDAIGLALGVPEFIMGVTVVAGATSLPDTLVSVRSARDERGVVSLGNVLGSNTFDLLVAIPAGVLIIGEWAVDFAMAVPMFGVLTLATLHLFTVLRTDLVMTMTEAYSLLVAYLVFVAWVVAEAVGVVGVLPS is encoded by the coding sequence ATGAGTGGGGTTGCGCTGATCGACGTCGGCATCGTCTTCGCGGCCACGATCGCGGTCTGGAAAGGGAGCGGCTGGCTCGAATCGGCCAGCGATCGGCTCGCGACCTACTACGGACTGCCACAGGTCGTACAGGGCGCACTCGTCGCCGCGGTCGGCTCCAGCTTCCCGGAGCTCGCGAGTGCCGTCGCCTCGGCGCTCCAGGGATCGCTGTCGCTGGGCGTCGGTGCGATCGTCGGGTCGGCGATCTTCAACATCCTGGTCATTCCGGCGCTGTCGGGGATCGCCAGAGACGGACCGATGGAGGCCAACCGAACGCTCGTCTACAAGGAGGCCCAGTTCTACATGCTCGCGGTGTCGGTCCTGGTCATCACGTTCTCGATGGCGGTGATCTACTATCCCGCCGACGGTGAGCGGTTAGTCGGGACCGTGACCCGTCCCCTGGCACTGCTGCCGCTTGGCATGTACGGACTGTACGTCTTCATCCAGTCGCAGGACACGGCCGACTACGAGGCCGACGAGGACGGACGCGAGGGGATCGACGCCGGCAGACAGTGGGCGCTGCTGGGTGCCGGGCTGTTGACGATCCTCGTCGCCGTCCACTTCCTCGTCGAGTCGGTCGACGCCATCGGGCTCGCGCTCGGCGTCCCGGAGTTCATCATGGGCGTCACCGTCGTCGCCGGTGCGACCAGCCTCCCGGACACGCTCGTCAGCGTGCGCTCGGCGCGAGACGAGCGCGGAGTCGTGTCGCTGGGGAACGTACTCGGATCGAACACGTTCGACCTGCTGGTCGCGATCCCGGCCGGCGTTCTCATCATCGGCGAGTGGGCGGTCGATTTCGCGATGGCCGTCCCGATGTTCGGCGTGCTCACGCTCGCGACGCTGCACCTCTTTACCGTCCTCAGGACGGATCTGGTGATGACGATGACTGAGGCGTACTCACTGCTGGTCGCGTACCTCGTGTTCGTCGCCTGGGTCGTCGCCGAAGCGGTCGGCGTCGTCGGCGTCTTACCGTCGTAG
- the cofH gene encoding 7,8-didemethyl-8-hydroxy-5-deazariboflavin synthase subunit CofH — protein MPDAFDTAANVPRGEFDFSHRPETDQAFENALAKARDGTRLSVDDAIELLTTGTDHSGIDPRRKELVLEAADRRRAEVVGEEVTFVANLNNNVTTACNTGCQFCNFKDRSEQFRTSHQDDHGGFTKTPAQSREIVADALEMGIYEVTSVSGLHPAFVLDGEHREILEASDRGDLNYRPAGEYDTDPGTYCEQIEAMSVGGVHLHSMTPEEAYHARRGTDWDYEEVYGRLAEAGLDSVPGTAAEILVDEVRDVICPGKIDSGEWMAAMEAATGVGLDVTATMMYGHVDNEAHRALHLERIRDLQDCTGAITEFVPLSFVHEETPLYEEGLVSGGATDDEDELLIAVSRLFLDNVEHIQTSWVKYGDAKGLKMLTCGADDFMGTILSEEITKRAGGDYGEMRTFREYVDMITAVGRIPVERSTDYRQRRRIDPDDPPFGPELGPKADGTPMLE, from the coding sequence ATGCCGGACGCCTTCGACACAGCGGCGAACGTCCCGCGGGGAGAGTTCGACTTCTCCCACCGCCCCGAGACGGACCAGGCCTTCGAGAACGCACTGGCGAAGGCCCGCGACGGGACGCGACTGTCCGTCGACGACGCGATCGAACTCCTGACGACGGGCACCGACCACTCGGGGATCGATCCACGACGCAAGGAACTCGTCCTGGAAGCCGCGGATCGTCGCCGCGCCGAGGTCGTCGGCGAGGAAGTCACCTTCGTCGCGAACCTCAACAACAACGTGACGACGGCCTGTAACACGGGCTGTCAGTTCTGTAACTTCAAGGATCGCTCCGAACAGTTCCGCACGTCCCACCAGGACGACCACGGCGGTTTCACCAAGACGCCCGCACAGTCTCGCGAGATCGTCGCCGACGCCCTGGAGATGGGGATCTACGAGGTGACCTCCGTCTCGGGACTGCACCCCGCCTTCGTCCTCGACGGGGAACACCGCGAGATACTCGAAGCGAGCGACCGCGGCGACCTGAACTACCGGCCGGCCGGCGAGTACGACACCGATCCGGGCACCTACTGCGAGCAGATCGAGGCGATGAGCGTCGGCGGCGTCCACCTCCACTCGATGACGCCCGAAGAGGCCTACCACGCCCGACGGGGCACCGACTGGGACTACGAGGAGGTCTACGGCCGACTGGCCGAGGCCGGCCTCGACAGCGTCCCCGGAACGGCCGCCGAGATCCTCGTCGACGAGGTTCGCGACGTGATCTGTCCCGGCAAGATCGACAGCGGCGAGTGGATGGCGGCCATGGAGGCGGCCACCGGCGTCGGGCTGGACGTGACCGCGACGATGATGTACGGCCACGTCGACAACGAGGCCCACCGGGCGCTCCACCTCGAACGGATCCGCGATCTGCAGGACTGCACGGGAGCGATCACGGAGTTCGTCCCGCTCTCCTTTGTCCACGAGGAGACGCCGCTGTACGAGGAAGGGCTGGTCTCTGGCGGCGCGACAGACGACGAGGACGAGCTCCTGATCGCCGTCTCGCGACTGTTCCTCGACAACGTCGAACACATCCAGACCTCGTGGGTCAAGTACGGCGACGCCAAGGGCCTGAAGATGCTGACCTGCGGTGCCGACGACTTCATGGGGACGATCCTCTCCGAAGAGATCACCAAGCGAGCCGGCGGCGACTACGGCGAGATGCGCACGTTCCGGGAGTACGTCGACATGATCACCGCCGTCGGCCGGATCCCCGTCGAACGGTCGACCGACTACCGCCAGCGCCGCCGGATCGACCCCGACGACCCGCCCTTCGGTCCCGAACTCGGGCCGAAGGCAGACGGCACTCCGATGCTGGAGTAG
- the tmk gene encoding dTMP kinase: MLLTLEGLDGSGKTTAWETLQRHAAVPDDAVFTREPTESWYGEAVQRSIDDDEADSLAELFLYTADHADHLANTVEPALDAGRLVVSDRYSDSRYAYQGATLSDRLDDALGYVRDVHAPWTRPPDATIYLDVDAETAAERSGATNKFETADYLADVRENYERLIAAEPDRFVRIDATQPERAVRAAIEAAVDELLSRD, from the coding sequence ATGCTGCTCACGCTCGAAGGACTGGACGGCAGCGGGAAGACGACCGCGTGGGAGACGCTCCAGCGCCACGCCGCCGTGCCCGACGACGCCGTCTTCACGCGCGAGCCGACGGAATCGTGGTACGGCGAGGCCGTCCAGCGATCGATCGACGACGACGAGGCGGATTCCCTGGCGGAGCTGTTCCTCTATACGGCCGACCACGCCGACCACCTCGCGAACACGGTCGAGCCAGCACTCGACGCCGGACGGCTCGTCGTCTCGGATCGGTACTCCGATTCGCGCTACGCTTACCAGGGGGCGACCCTGAGCGACCGCCTCGACGACGCGCTCGGGTACGTCAGGGACGTACACGCGCCCTGGACCCGACCGCCGGACGCGACGATCTACCTCGACGTGGACGCCGAGACCGCCGCCGAGCGCAGCGGCGCGACCAACAAGTTCGAGACCGCCGACTACCTCGCGGACGTCCGCGAGAACTACGAACGCCTGATCGCGGCCGAGCCCGACCGGTTCGTCCGCATCGACGCCACCCAGCCCGAGCGGGCCGTCCGGGCGGCCATAGAGGCGGCCGTCGACGAACTCCTGTCCCGAGACTGA
- a CDS encoding Lrp/AsnC family transcriptional regulator, with translation MVSAFIMIKSSAGKSEGLLSEIRGHDGVSEAHIVAGNYDIIAEAAGEEVYDVMHTVATRIRDLDGVVDTRTYICME, from the coding sequence ATGGTCAGCGCGTTCATCATGATCAAGAGTTCGGCCGGCAAGTCCGAGGGACTGCTGTCGGAGATTCGCGGTCACGACGGCGTCAGCGAGGCCCACATCGTCGCCGGCAACTACGACATCATCGCCGAAGCGGCCGGCGAGGAAGTGTACGACGTGATGCACACCGTCGCGACGCGGATCCGGGACCTCGACGGCGTCGTCGACACGCGGACCTACATCTGCATGGAGTGA
- a CDS encoding ABC transporter permease codes for MRAFDRGRLRTPSRLVPALLGGVLLVHFVVPFVAFLSRTGASNVVAGLSALPARRAIRNSLLTAPVATLVSTLFGVPLAYALARTSVRGKRLIEGIVVLPLVVPPVVGGAMLLTAVGRFTPLGRAALAAGLPLTDSLAGVILAQTFVAGPFVVVTARAGFGAVDERLEQASRSLGYGPLATFWNVSLPLARGAIVAGVVLTFARAVGEFGATMMVAYNPRTIPTRIWVEFIAGGIDAIVPLALALLAITVVVVTTVQRLGHVPTVVDG; via the coding sequence GTGAGAGCGTTCGACCGGGGACGACTTCGGACGCCGAGCCGGCTCGTGCCGGCGCTGCTGGGCGGTGTCCTGCTCGTCCACTTCGTCGTCCCGTTCGTGGCCTTCCTCTCGCGGACTGGCGCGTCGAACGTCGTCGCCGGACTGTCGGCCCTGCCAGCGCGGCGCGCGATCCGGAACTCGCTGTTGACGGCCCCCGTCGCCACCCTGGTTTCGACGCTGTTCGGCGTCCCGCTGGCGTACGCGCTCGCTCGAACGTCCGTCCGCGGGAAGCGCCTGATCGAGGGGATCGTCGTCCTGCCACTGGTCGTGCCGCCGGTGGTCGGCGGCGCAATGCTCCTGACGGCGGTCGGGCGCTTCACGCCGCTCGGCCGCGCGGCGCTGGCGGCGGGCCTCCCGCTGACCGACAGCCTCGCGGGCGTGATCCTCGCCCAGACGTTCGTCGCCGGCCCGTTCGTCGTCGTCACGGCGCGGGCCGGCTTCGGTGCCGTCGACGAGCGACTGGAACAGGCGTCGCGCTCGCTCGGGTACGGACCGCTGGCGACGTTCTGGAACGTCTCGCTCCCGCTGGCACGGGGCGCGATCGTCGCGGGCGTCGTCCTCACGTTCGCGCGAGCGGTCGGGGAGTTCGGTGCCACGATGATGGTCGCGTACAACCCCCGGACGATCCCCACCCGGATCTGGGTCGAGTTCATCGCCGGAGGGATCGACGCGATCGTACCGCTCGCGCTGGCGTTGCTCGCCATCACGGTCGTCGTCGTCACCACGGTCCAGCGGCTCGGACACGTGCCGACGGTGGTCGACGGATGA